Proteins encoded in a region of the Limnothrix sp. FACHB-406 genome:
- a CDS encoding GAF domain-containing protein, with the protein MSESSTPSATTLRILEAGQSILPIEVQPPADLGSTTTDAAAAIDSATDSAIDQNSPIERLLSTASETMVDVVTHSQVLLAVVQPDSFEVDMANAAFCQAVKLAGRQESVRGLVAVGRSLADLLPGLEAEVLRDWLRRQVAYRLLLDRHPKDSRIRRLLNAPKLVQVADRWLELWMRPGALVFESIAPDVQTLMEASTSLPSFESAFQLEWCQFKGQLLLEGWDVTAREQLRRLGRLLLNGHSILQPEKFREVGQSMRSLFSGDATFVLRTDGDRLQLTLGNEARLRTVRGYDLGDLRESPCLAAMQLERVTIVRDLATQAVTPLEQDLRDRGARSLLLIPLLLRDKAGDRPPLLMGLVGVASRLPDNFDLLDINRAELLQPSLAVALRQAGQSHFSNIHPAVEWKFLQEAERRSWGLPPQPIAFENVYPLYGISDIRGSSLARDRAIQTDLLSQFRQALAILDCACAAKDLPLLRQLRLDLQEYIHNLEGGVTVEAEVRGAQYLRENIEDDLDYLAGLDPATAAAVTAYRQACDNPHGAVYEARAEYDHLVSEINRRMRETWDRCQSKMQSIAPHYCDIESTDGIDHMIYAGSSIYPDFTSFHLRSLRYEQLRAVCACARMGFEIERTLSDQLRLTHLVLVQGSTVDILHDENTEKLFDVRGTRDTRYEIVKKRIDKARDAITGERITQPGCLTVVYATEDEGHEYQEYLRYLEREGMIGSKRESGEVESLQGANGLRFMRVAVLPPEPDR; encoded by the coding sequence ATGTCAGAATCCAGTACCCCTTCAGCAACCACCCTCAGAATCCTTGAGGCGGGCCAATCCATTCTGCCGATCGAAGTGCAACCCCCTGCGGACTTAGGCAGCACCACGACCGATGCTGCTGCCGCCATTGATTCCGCCACCGACTCCGCCATTGATCAGAATTCCCCCATTGAGCGCCTGTTATCGACTGCCAGCGAAACGATGGTGGATGTTGTGACCCATAGCCAAGTGTTGCTTGCGGTGGTGCAGCCGGACAGCTTTGAAGTGGACATGGCCAATGCGGCATTTTGTCAGGCGGTGAAGCTGGCCGGTCGTCAAGAGTCAGTGCGTGGTTTGGTGGCCGTTGGCCGATCGCTCGCGGATTTGTTGCCAGGACTAGAGGCCGAAGTCTTGCGCGATTGGCTGCGGCGACAGGTGGCCTACCGTCTGTTGCTCGATCGCCACCCCAAGGACAGCCGAATTCGGCGGTTGCTGAATGCGCCGAAGTTGGTGCAAGTGGCCGATCGCTGGTTGGAATTGTGGATGCGGCCGGGGGCCTTGGTGTTCGAGTCGATCGCCCCCGATGTGCAAACCCTCATGGAAGCCTCCACTTCCTTGCCCTCCTTTGAAAGCGCGTTTCAGTTGGAATGGTGCCAATTCAAGGGGCAACTGTTGTTGGAAGGGTGGGATGTGACCGCGCGGGAGCAATTACGCCGGTTGGGTCGCCTGTTGCTGAATGGCCATTCCATCTTGCAGCCGGAAAAATTTCGGGAGGTGGGGCAATCCATGCGATCGCTCTTTTCCGGTGATGCCACCTTTGTGTTGCGCACCGATGGCGATCGGCTGCAATTAACCCTGGGGAATGAGGCACGGCTGCGCACCGTCCGGGGCTATGACCTGGGGGACTTGCGCGAGTCGCCCTGCTTGGCGGCCATGCAGTTGGAGCGGGTGACGATCGTTCGGGATTTGGCCACCCAGGCCGTCACCCCCCTCGAACAGGATTTGCGCGATCGCGGGGCCCGATCGCTGCTGTTGATTCCCCTGCTGCTGCGGGATAAGGCGGGCGATCGTCCCCCCTTGTTGATGGGGTTAGTGGGGGTGGCCAGTCGTCTGCCCGATAACTTTGACCTGTTGGACATCAATCGAGCGGAACTGCTGCAACCTTCCTTGGCCGTGGCCTTGCGCCAGGCCGGCCAGTCCCACTTCAGCAACATCCACCCGGCCGTGGAATGGAAATTTTTGCAGGAGGCAGAGCGGCGCAGTTGGGGCCTGCCACCCCAGCCGATCGCCTTTGAAAATGTTTATCCGCTCTATGGCATCTCCGACATTCGCGGTTCATCCCTTGCGCGCGATCGAGCCATTCAAACGGATTTGCTGTCCCAGTTTCGGCAAGCCCTGGCCATTCTCGATTGTGCTTGTGCGGCCAAAGACCTGCCCCTGTTGCGGCAACTGCGCTTGGACTTGCAGGAATATATCCACAACCTTGAAGGCGGTGTGACCGTGGAAGCGGAAGTGCGCGGGGCCCAATACCTGCGGGAAAACATTGAAGACGACTTGGATTATCTGGCAGGGCTGGATCCAGCCACCGCCGCCGCCGTCACCGCCTATCGCCAAGCTTGCGACAATCCCCACGGGGCCGTCTACGAAGCCCGCGCTGAATATGACCACTTGGTGAGCGAAATTAATCGGCGGATGCGGGAAACCTGGGATCGCTGCCAAAGCAAAATGCAGTCGATCGCCCCCCACTACTGCGACATTGAATCCACCGACGGCATTGATCACATGATCTATGCCGGTAGCTCCATCTATCCCGACTTCACCAGCTTCCACCTCCGCAGCCTGCGGTACGAGCAACTGCGGGCTGTCTGTGCCTGTGCGCGGATGGGTTTTGAAATTGAGCGCACCCTTAGTGACCAATTACGCTTGACGCATCTGGTGCTGGTGCAGGGTTCCACGGTGGATATTCTGCATGATGAAAACACTGAGAAGCTGTTTGATGTGCGAGGAACCCGCGACACGCGCTATGAAATTGTCAAAAAGCGGATCGACAAGGCCCGCGATGCGATCACAGGAGAACGAATTACCCAGCCCGGCTGCCTCACGGTGGTCTATGCCACGGAGGATGAGGGCCACGAATATCAGGAATATTTACGCTACTTGGAACGCGAGGGCATGATTGGTTCCAAGCGCGAGAGCGGCGAGGTGGAATCGCTCCAGGGGGCCAATGGGTTGCGGTTTATGCGGGTGGCCGTGTTGCCGCCAGAACCCGATCGCTAA
- the ligA gene encoding NAD-dependent DNA ligase LigA: MPAPADLARRADQLRQKLQEASYAYYVLDNPVMEDAVYDRLYRELEQLETQYPELVSPDSPTQRVGDRPAERFQTVQHAIALYSLENAFDLAELRAWEDRWQKVAGTGERSPVLEELPLFQAATPARYVCELKIDGSAIALTYEAGLLVRGATRGDGIAGEEITQNIKTIRSIPLRLNVANPPARLEIRGEAFLPLSSFEQINRDRAAAGEALFANPRNAAAGTLRQLDSRIVAERKLDFFAYTLQWPEELDWPDRPRSHWESLEQLAAWGFRVNPNRDRCADLAAVWDYCQRWDQARHDLPYMTDGAVIKLDDLALQTAVGFTNKFPRWAIAYKYPAEEAPSRLLSVTFQVGRTGAITPVAELEPVQLAGTTVARATLHNRDRLLELDLHLGDTVVIRKAGEIIPEVLRVLPELRPDGATRVQMPSHCPACGEAVVQPADEAVTRCINTSCPAIVRGSLRHWASRDALDIDGLGEKLVEQLSEAGLVKSVADLYGLTIAPLLTLERMGQKSAEKLVSAIARSTGQPWARVLYGLGIRHIGSSNAKLLAAQFRSVEALAAATEEELTAVNGIGLEIAKSIREWFGSAANRSLVDRLRSAGLSLAAADPDPDQAIAPPTNAAISGKTFVLTGTLPTLTRPEAKALIERSGGKVTGSVSKKTDYVVVGEEAGSKLDKARSLGLVCISEAELLELLAMA; this comes from the coding sequence ATGCCCGCCCCCGCTGACTTGGCCCGCCGCGCTGACCAACTGCGCCAAAAACTCCAGGAAGCCAGCTACGCCTACTACGTGCTGGACAATCCCGTGATGGAAGACGCGGTGTACGATCGCCTCTACCGGGAACTGGAGCAACTGGAAACCCAATATCCCGAGCTGGTTTCGCCCGACAGCCCCACCCAGCGCGTGGGCGATCGCCCGGCGGAGCGGTTCCAGACGGTGCAACACGCGATCGCCCTCTACAGCTTGGAAAATGCCTTTGATTTGGCGGAGTTGCGGGCTTGGGAGGATCGCTGGCAAAAGGTGGCCGGAACCGGGGAGCGATCGCCCGTTCTGGAGGAATTGCCTCTGTTTCAGGCGGCGACCCCGGCTCGCTATGTGTGTGAACTGAAGATCGATGGCTCGGCGATCGCCCTCACCTATGAAGCGGGGCTGCTGGTGCGCGGGGCCACGCGGGGCGATGGGATCGCGGGCGAGGAGATTACCCAAAATATCAAGACGATTCGATCAATCCCGTTGCGGTTGAATGTGGCCAATCCGCCGGCCCGGTTGGAGATTCGTGGGGAGGCGTTTTTGCCTCTCAGCAGTTTTGAGCAAATCAATCGAGATCGGGCGGCGGCGGGCGAGGCCCTGTTTGCCAATCCTCGGAATGCGGCGGCGGGAACCTTACGCCAACTGGATTCGCGAATTGTGGCGGAACGGAAGCTGGACTTTTTTGCCTACACGCTCCAGTGGCCGGAGGAGTTGGACTGGCCCGATCGCCCCCGTAGCCATTGGGAGTCGCTGGAACAGTTGGCGGCTTGGGGCTTTCGGGTGAATCCGAACCGCGATCGCTGTGCTGACCTGGCGGCCGTTTGGGACTATTGCCAACGCTGGGATCAAGCCCGCCACGACTTGCCCTACATGACCGATGGGGCGGTGATTAAGCTCGATGATTTGGCCCTGCAAACGGCGGTGGGCTTTACGAACAAGTTTCCGCGCTGGGCGATCGCTTACAAATACCCGGCGGAGGAAGCACCTTCGCGGTTGCTGTCGGTGACGTTCCAGGTGGGGCGCACGGGGGCGATTACCCCGGTGGCGGAACTGGAGCCGGTGCAGTTGGCGGGAACCACTGTGGCCCGGGCGACGCTGCACAACCGCGATCGACTGCTGGAGTTGGATTTGCACCTGGGCGACACGGTGGTGATTCGCAAGGCGGGGGAAATTATTCCCGAGGTGTTGCGGGTGTTGCCGGAGCTGCGGCCCGACGGCGCGACGCGGGTGCAAATGCCCAGCCATTGCCCGGCCTGTGGCGAGGCGGTGGTGCAGCCGGCCGATGAAGCCGTGACGCGCTGCATTAATACCTCTTGTCCGGCGATCGTCCGGGGCAGCCTGCGCCATTGGGCGAGCCGCGATGCGTTGGATATTGACGGGCTGGGGGAAAAGTTGGTGGAGCAGTTGAGCGAGGCGGGGTTGGTCAAGTCCGTGGCGGATTTGTACGGGCTGACGATCGCGCCGTTGCTGACCCTGGAGCGGATGGGGCAAAAGTCGGCGGAGAAACTGGTGAGCGCGATCGCCCGATCAACCGGTCAGCCCTGGGCGCGGGTGCTGTATGGCTTGGGAATTCGGCATATCGGATCGAGCAATGCCAAGCTGCTGGCGGCCCAGTTTCGATCGGTGGAAGCCCTGGCCGCGGCCACTGAAGAGGAGTTAACGGCGGTGAACGGGATTGGGTTGGAAATTGCCAAGTCGATTCGGGAATGGTTTGGGTCGGCAGCCAATCGATCGCTGGTCGATCGACTGCGATCAGCGGGGTTGTCCTTGGCGGCTGCCGACCCGGATCCGGATCAGGCGATCGCCCCGCCAACCAACGCGGCCATCAGCGGTAAGACCTTTGTGCTGACCGGAACTCTCCCCACCCTGACTCGTCCAGAAGCTAAGGCGCTAATCGAGCGATCGGGTGGCAAGGTCACCGGCTCCGTCAGCAAAAAAACCGATTATGTAGTGGTGGGTGAGGAGGCTGGCTCCAAACTGGACAAGGCGCGATCCCTGGGATTGGTCTGTATTTCAGAAGCTGAGTTGCTAGAATTGCTGGCAATGGCTTAG
- a CDS encoding DUF29 family protein, with protein MGEVRLDFRPIVITNCEFFDDVAINISNSYCSCFFVALEQSALKSQLPDAIQAAYANARDEAYSETGLALETFPIAPPLTWEEAMEQPIYLDP; from the coding sequence ATGGGAGAAGTTCGCCTAGATTTTAGACCCATAGTAATAACTAACTGTGAATTCTTTGATGATGTTGCTATCAATATATCAAATTCGTACTGTAGTTGCTTCTTCGTTGCTCTTGAGCAATCAGCTCTCAAATCTCAGCTCCCGGACGCAATCCAAGCAGCCTACGCCAATGCGCGTGACGAGGCCTATAGTGAGACCGGGTTAGCGCTGGAGACCTTCCCGATCGCCCCGCCGTTGACCTGGGAAGAGGCGATGGAACAACCCATCTACCTTGATCCCTAG
- a CDS encoding DNA adenine methylase: MGLKSRRTSPIFLNLESNSSLEQNHASVHPRSRRKIAFGWYGGKFSHLDWLLPLLPPCHHYCEPFSGSGAVLLNREPSPVETYNDIDGEVVNFFRTLRNHSEELIRAIALTPFSREEYYQAIYDDLDSLDDIERARRFYIRARQTRTGLAQTASLGRWANCKDTSRSGMSGVVSRWLGGVEALDAIALRLLRVQIENRPALDVIRLYDGPNTFFYCDPPYLHATRGDTKSYGFEMTEQEHQELALALNQCQGMVAVSGYDHPVMQDLFPKAKWQKILGPQKTIHSTKDTRQEILWINYSLPQGS, translated from the coding sequence ATGGGTCTAAAATCTAGGCGAACTTCTCCCATTTTTTTGAATTTAGAATCTAACAGCTCCCTTGAGCAAAATCATGCTTCTGTGCATCCTCGCAGCCGTCGTAAAATTGCCTTTGGCTGGTATGGCGGTAAGTTTTCCCACTTAGATTGGCTCTTACCTCTTTTACCCCCATGTCATCATTACTGCGAACCCTTTTCCGGATCGGGGGCTGTTTTGCTGAATCGGGAACCATCTCCCGTTGAAACGTACAACGATATTGATGGTGAAGTTGTCAATTTCTTTCGGACGCTACGAAATCATTCAGAGGAATTAATCCGAGCGATCGCCCTTACGCCCTTTTCCCGGGAAGAATATTACCAGGCAATCTATGACGATTTAGATAGTCTAGATGATATTGAGCGTGCCCGCCGGTTTTATATTCGCGCTCGGCAAACCAGAACTGGTTTAGCACAAACAGCCTCCTTAGGACGATGGGCAAATTGTAAAGACACCAGCCGATCGGGGATGTCCGGGGTTGTGTCTCGATGGCTGGGCGGTGTCGAAGCATTGGATGCGATCGCCCTCCGTCTCTTGCGAGTACAGATTGAAAACCGGCCCGCTCTAGATGTCATTCGTCTCTACGATGGCCCCAACACATTCTTTTACTGCGATCCGCCCTATCTGCACGCAACCCGAGGTGACACCAAATCCTACGGTTTTGAAATGACGGAGCAAGAACATCAAGAGTTAGCTCTCGCTCTAAACCAATGTCAGGGAATGGTTGCTGTTTCGGGATACGATCATCCAGTCATGCAAGATCTATTTCCCAAAGCAAAATGGCAAAAGATTCTTGGCCCCCAAAAAACAATTCATTCCACTAAAGATACGCGACAAGAAATTTTGTGGATTAATTATTCATTACCCCAGGGATCTTAG
- a CDS encoding shikimate dehydrogenase — protein MNRSPITGKTRLLGVIGDPIGHSLSPVMHNQAIASLGADAVYVAFPVKPADLTKAMDGFAAVEVLGLSVTIPHKQAVMPLLAEISDVARSVGAVNTLWRTDRGWAGTNTDVDGFVAPLKALRAHWQGATALVLGTGGAARAVIAGAKLLGCDRVVVAGRDPQKLAALQQHFGPPNPLAIALETLAWSDLDRVLPAADLLVNSTPVGMHPLAADSPLSIAQLALLPPSSIAYDLIYTPRPTRFLQMAGDRGLQTIDGLEMLVQQGAVALSRWLGQPAPVAVMRSAVEAFLAPGS, from the coding sequence ATGAATCGATCGCCCATTACCGGTAAAACGCGATTGCTCGGCGTAATTGGGGATCCCATTGGCCATTCCCTCTCGCCAGTGATGCATAACCAGGCGATCGCCAGTTTGGGGGCCGATGCGGTTTATGTGGCTTTTCCGGTCAAGCCCGCAGACTTGACTAAGGCGATGGATGGCTTTGCGGCCGTGGAGGTGTTGGGTCTGAGCGTCACCATTCCCCATAAGCAGGCGGTGATGCCCCTGTTGGCAGAGATTTCCGATGTGGCTCGATCGGTCGGGGCCGTCAACACCCTGTGGCGAACCGATCGGGGCTGGGCTGGAACCAACACCGATGTGGACGGCTTTGTGGCCCCGCTCAAGGCGTTACGCGCCCATTGGCAGGGGGCCACGGCCCTGGTGCTGGGCACGGGGGGCGCGGCCCGGGCCGTGATTGCCGGAGCCAAGCTGTTGGGGTGCGATCGGGTGGTGGTGGCCGGGCGCGACCCCCAAAAACTGGCGGCCCTGCAACAGCACTTTGGGCCCCCAAACCCCCTGGCGATCGCCCTAGAAACGCTGGCGTGGTCAGACCTCGATCGGGTGCTGCCGGCCGCCGATTTGCTGGTGAACTCAACTCCCGTGGGAATGCATCCCTTGGCGGCCGACTCGCCCCTTTCGATCGCCCAATTGGCCCTGTTGCCCCCCAGCAGTATTGCCTACGATTTGATTTACACGCCTCGTCCCACGCGCTTTTTGCAAATGGCGGGCGATCGAGGCTTGCAGACGATTGATGGGTTGGAAATGTTGGTGCAACAAGGGGCGGTCGCCCTGTCCCGCTGGTTGGGTCAGCCGGCCCCGGTGGCCGTGATGCGATCGGCAGTGGAGGCATTCTTGGCCCCCGGATCTTGA
- a CDS encoding DUF4230 domain-containing protein: MKVDQRPPSAQPTQAPQPIAPSRQPGLWRQLSNNFALMATGGLVAIVATSAAGIGNWGKGISDFVAAPFNTPQPPAKADVRSLTIDQIRGASELTTTVFSMEAIVPAQRDRVLGQFVVGSTKLLYIAYGEISAGIDFNKLKPEDVRQGADGKLEIRLPAPEILDRKIDVGRSRVYDYDRGFLGLGPDSGPELMARAQEAALDRVTESACQRGLLNEANKRAVMVVSQMLAPTQAGLPKGAKPVTIIPQEPDPAACPIAKPINPPAINPPATNPPATDPNGAADQPAAPAQS; the protein is encoded by the coding sequence ATGAAGGTCGATCAACGTCCCCCCAGCGCTCAGCCCACCCAAGCTCCCCAGCCGATCGCCCCGTCGCGGCAACCGGGGTTATGGCGGCAACTCAGCAATAATTTCGCCCTGATGGCGACCGGGGGACTGGTAGCGATCGTGGCCACGTCGGCGGCGGGGATTGGCAACTGGGGCAAGGGGATTAGCGACTTTGTGGCGGCTCCCTTCAACACACCGCAGCCACCGGCCAAGGCCGATGTACGATCGCTGACGATCGACCAAATTCGCGGGGCCAGCGAACTGACGACCACGGTGTTTTCGATGGAGGCGATCGTCCCGGCCCAGCGCGATCGGGTGTTGGGGCAATTTGTCGTCGGTTCCACCAAGCTGCTCTACATCGCCTATGGGGAAATCAGCGCCGGGATTGACTTCAACAAACTGAAACCGGAAGACGTGCGCCAAGGAGCCGATGGCAAGCTAGAAATTCGGTTGCCGGCCCCGGAAATTCTCGATCGCAAAATCGATGTGGGTCGATCGCGCGTCTATGACTACGATCGGGGCTTTTTGGGTCTCGGCCCCGACTCGGGCCCCGAACTGATGGCCCGGGCCCAAGAAGCAGCGCTCGATCGGGTCACGGAATCCGCCTGCCAACGGGGCTTGCTCAATGAGGCCAACAAACGCGCTGTGATGGTGGTCAGCCAAATGTTGGCCCCGACCCAAGCGGGCTTGCCCAAGGGAGCCAAGCCAGTGACGATCATTCCCCAGGAGCCGGATCCCGCCGCCTGCCCGATCGCCAAACCCATTAACCCACCGGCGATCAACCCACCAGCGACCAATCCCCCGGCCACCGACCCCAACGGGGCCGCCGACCAGCCCGCCGCTCCGGCCCAATCCTAG
- a CDS encoding methyltransferase regulatory domain-containing protein: protein MQSWTEGYVAEVDYTHGFYRELAPTHLNYVLLCKGLQAPPLDRAFTYCELGCGQGNTTNLLAAANPQGDFYATDFNPSHIVHAQTLAREIGLKNIHFFDDSFQDFADRAELPDFDFITLHGVFSWISPENRQQIVNFIRKKLKVGGVVYLSYNAMPGWSAFLGMRELIQAQMLSQSGQITKRFDLALNFAKAIAEQEAIYFKSQPAALDRLQQISTMSRNYLVHEYCNRHFTPLFHREVVELLDEAKASFLVSAHLGDQMEHFRLQPNQLQTLQTIEDPVLRETLRDVYTNQSFRRDIFGRGTVPLASLAQRDRLDQQTFALTLRSPQIPKEYPCPVATVHLDAEPFKTIIAGLSDRPHTMAELAQQLPKLAWRDLHLSLAIAVDGGWAMPVVPQAAVKATRETCHRFNRAIARRALTENKIQLLAAPLVGSGIAVDQTILLFLESMWRKTPGPELAFETYKRMGLKLQKNGETVESDVENLQLLKTSWEQFQSQTGPWLKSLQIL from the coding sequence ATGCAAAGTTGGACAGAGGGCTATGTGGCCGAAGTGGACTACACCCATGGGTTTTATCGGGAATTAGCCCCCACACACCTCAATTACGTGTTGTTGTGCAAGGGGCTTCAGGCTCCCCCGCTCGATCGCGCCTTCACCTACTGCGAATTGGGCTGTGGACAGGGCAACACCACCAATTTGCTGGCGGCTGCCAATCCGCAAGGGGATTTTTATGCCACGGATTTCAACCCCAGCCACATTGTCCATGCCCAAACCTTAGCCCGCGAAATTGGCCTCAAAAACATCCATTTTTTTGATGACTCTTTCCAGGATTTTGCCGATCGGGCAGAGTTGCCGGACTTTGATTTCATCACGCTCCATGGCGTTTTTTCTTGGATTTCGCCCGAAAACCGACAGCAAATCGTTAACTTTATCCGCAAAAAATTAAAAGTTGGTGGCGTAGTTTATCTCAGCTACAACGCCATGCCCGGTTGGTCTGCATTTTTGGGAATGCGAGAGCTAATTCAAGCGCAGATGCTCTCCCAATCGGGGCAAATTACCAAACGATTTGATCTGGCTCTGAATTTTGCCAAAGCTATTGCTGAACAGGAGGCGATTTATTTCAAATCTCAGCCAGCCGCGCTCGATCGGCTCCAGCAAATTTCCACCATGTCTCGTAACTACTTGGTGCATGAATATTGCAATCGCCACTTCACCCCGCTGTTCCATCGAGAAGTGGTGGAACTGCTGGATGAAGCCAAGGCCAGCTTTTTGGTTTCGGCCCACTTGGGCGACCAAATGGAACACTTTCGATTGCAGCCTAACCAGTTGCAAACCCTACAAACCATTGAGGATCCCGTGCTGCGGGAAACCTTGCGGGACGTTTATACCAACCAATCATTTCGACGGGATATTTTTGGGCGCGGAACCGTGCCCCTCGCCTCTTTGGCCCAGCGCGATCGCTTGGATCAGCAAACCTTTGCCCTCACGCTGCGATCGCCCCAAATCCCCAAGGAATATCCCTGCCCGGTGGCAACGGTGCACCTGGATGCGGAACCCTTCAAAACCATCATTGCTGGCTTGAGCGATCGCCCCCACACCATGGCTGAGCTGGCTCAACAATTACCCAAACTGGCTTGGCGCGACTTGCACCTTTCCTTGGCGATCGCGGTGGATGGGGGGTGGGCGATGCCCGTGGTTCCCCAAGCTGCCGTCAAAGCGACCCGCGAAACCTGTCATCGGTTCAACCGGGCCATTGCTCGGCGCGCCCTCACAGAAAACAAAATTCAACTATTGGCCGCGCCGCTGGTTGGCAGTGGCATTGCGGTTGATCAAACAATTCTGTTGTTTTTAGAGTCCATGTGGCGCAAAACACCGGGCCCCGAATTAGCCTTTGAAACCTACAAACGAATGGGGCTAAAGCTGCAAAAAAACGGTGAAACCGTTGAGAGTGATGTAGAAAATTTGCAGCTTCTGAAAACCTCTTGGGAGCAATTTCAATCCCAAACTGGCCCCTGGCTAAAATCCCTCCAAATTTTGTAG
- a CDS encoding ATP-binding protein — protein sequence MNRSTIVPALAAAAFTLLSSVAAWVVDDIARDRFVGEARSNLLSRLSAKRARLESALNARIQTAQGIVPYELNAGPLSQGQFSAFVRSLMQQQQGVIAVLLVRSAQPGQPPALNDPQKLQILTYPPNTETQAVLDDYRQQQQRFKRLIPSGLISRLPQPYTNRARYLGYIPVCDGRCSSRSPLLGMVVVIFDELALLADADLLNNDNSTEYAIYEHGANGVGRLLFGSATVFDRDPVILEIPLLTGRWQLAAVPAQGWTVVSTSMLWLRVGEVVAIALGTVLTFLLVRQPMRLRVAIAQTRETNRLLREEILDRQLAEAKLQSLAEQLEQRVLERTAELSKALEQVQKAQVQVVQSEKMSSLGQLVAGVAHEINNPINFIYGNLGHAKDYIHGLLGFLELLHQEQPELSPTLTAYAEAIDLEFLEDDLPQLLKSMEIGSERICGIVQSLRIFSRLDESDLKRVDIHEGIDSTLTILNHRLKGSDTQPAILIHREYDPAMPAVECYAGQLNQVFMNLLVNAIDALEESGTLDPQITIATALLDPNQLQIRITDNGPGIATAAQSKIFDAFFTTKPVGKGTGMGLSISYQVVADRHKGSLECVTEPGQGATFVITIPIEQRPALAESSAVDPAPLTT from the coding sequence ATGAATCGATCGACGATCGTGCCCGCATTGGCCGCTGCTGCCTTCACCCTGTTGTCCTCCGTTGCAGCTTGGGTGGTGGATGATATCGCCCGCGATCGATTTGTTGGAGAAGCCCGCTCCAACCTCCTGTCTCGCTTGAGCGCCAAGCGGGCCCGGCTGGAATCGGCCCTGAACGCTCGCATTCAAACGGCCCAAGGCATTGTTCCCTACGAGCTGAACGCGGGGCCTCTGTCTCAAGGCCAATTCAGCGCCTTTGTTCGATCGCTCATGCAGCAGCAACAGGGCGTGATTGCGGTCTTGTTGGTGCGATCGGCCCAGCCCGGTCAGCCGCCGGCCCTGAATGATCCCCAAAAACTGCAAATTCTGACCTATCCGCCAAACACGGAAACCCAAGCCGTTTTGGATGACTACCGCCAACAACAACAGCGGTTTAAACGCCTCATTCCCAGTGGTCTCATTTCCCGATTACCTCAGCCCTACACCAACCGGGCACGCTATTTGGGCTACATCCCCGTTTGCGATGGGCGCTGCTCCAGTCGATCGCCCCTGTTGGGCATGGTGGTTGTGATTTTTGATGAGCTGGCCCTGCTGGCGGATGCGGACTTGCTCAACAACGACAACAGCACGGAATACGCCATCTATGAGCATGGGGCCAATGGGGTGGGGCGGTTGTTGTTTGGGTCGGCCACCGTGTTCGATCGCGACCCGGTGATTCTAGAAATTCCGTTGCTCACGGGGCGCTGGCAACTGGCCGCCGTGCCCGCCCAAGGTTGGACAGTGGTGTCCACTTCCATGCTCTGGTTGCGGGTGGGCGAAGTGGTGGCGATCGCCCTGGGCACGGTGTTGACCTTCCTGCTGGTGCGCCAACCCATGCGGCTGCGAGTGGCGATCGCCCAAACTCGTGAAACCAACCGCCTGCTGCGAGAAGAAATTCTCGATCGACAACTGGCCGAAGCCAAACTGCAAAGCCTGGCGGAACAACTGGAGCAACGGGTGCTGGAGCGCACCGCCGAACTGTCCAAAGCTTTGGAACAGGTGCAAAAGGCACAGGTGCAGGTTGTCCAGTCCGAAAAAATGTCCAGCCTGGGGCAGTTGGTGGCCGGCGTGGCCCACGAAATCAACAACCCGATCAACTTCATTTACGGCAATTTGGGCCATGCAAAGGACTACATCCATGGCCTGTTGGGTTTTTTAGAGTTATTGCACCAGGAGCAACCGGAACTCTCCCCCACCTTGACGGCCTATGCCGAGGCGATCGACCTGGAATTTCTGGAGGACGACTTGCCGCAACTTCTGAAATCCATGGAAATTGGTTCCGAGCGCATTTGCGGCATCGTGCAATCGTTGCGGATTTTTTCCCGGTTGGATGAATCGGATCTGAAGCGGGTGGACATCCACGAAGGCATTGACAGCACCCTAACGATTTTGAACCATCGCTTGAAGGGCAGCGACACCCAGCCGGCCATCCTCATCCACCGCGAATACGATCCGGCCATGCCTGCGGTGGAATGCTATGCGGGTCAGCTCAATCAGGTGTTTATGAACCTGTTGGTGAATGCGATCGATGCGTTGGAAGAGTCTGGCACATTGGATCCACAAATTACGATCGCCACGGCCCTGCTTGACCCCAATCAGCTCCAAATCCGAATTACCGACAACGGCCCGGGAATTGCCACGGCGGCCCAATCCAAGATTTTTGATGCATTTTTCACAACAAAGCCCGTAGGCAAGGGAACGGGGATGGGGCTGTCCATTTCCTATCAGGTGGTGGCCGATCGCCACAAGGGATCGCTGGAATGTGTGACGGAGCCGGGCCAGGGAGCCACATTTGTGATCACCATCCCGATCGAGCAACGGCCGGCTCTGGCCGAGTCTTCGGCCGTTGATCCAGCACCCTTAACAACCTAG